A part of Rhinolophus ferrumequinum isolate MPI-CBG mRhiFer1 chromosome 11, mRhiFer1_v1.p, whole genome shotgun sequence genomic DNA contains:
- the LOC117030904 gene encoding olfactory receptor 51F2-like, which yields MLSTTDLGLSISTLVTMLAIFWFDARKISFNACLSQMFFIQLFTVMESSVLLAMSFDRLVAISNPLRYASILTDLKIAQIGVAIITRGTLILIPVQVLLKRLSFCHSHVLHHSFCFHPDVMKLSCTDTSINSAVGLTALITIAGVDSIFILLSYLLIIKTVLSIASSEERRKAFSTCISHIGAVAVFYIPLISLSFVHRFGK from the coding sequence ATGCTGTCTACCACTGACCTCGGCTTGTCCATATCTACTCTGGTCACCATGTTGGCTATATTCTGGTTTGATGCCAGGAAGATCAGTTTTAATGCCTGCTTGTCACAGATGTTTTTCATTCAACTCTTCACTGTCATGGAATCTTCAGTGCTGTTGGCCATGTCTTTCGATCGCCTTGTGGCCATTTCTAATCCTCTGAGATATGCTTCTATCTTAACAGATCTTAAAATAGCACAGATTGGAGTAGCAATCATCACCAGAGGTACATTAATCCTAATACCTGTGCAGGTGCTTCTTAAACGTCTATCATTCTGTCACAGCCACGTGCTCCACCACTCCTTCTGCTTCCACCCTGATGTGATGAAGCTCTCCTGCACAGACACCAGCATCAATAGTGCAGTTGGGTTGACTGCCCTGATCACCATTGCTGGGGTGGACTCCATCTTCATCCTCCTTTCTTATCTTTTGATTATTAAGACTGTCCTCAGCATTGCATCTtcagaagagaggaggaaagccTTTAGCACATGTATCTCCCACATTGGGGCTGTTGCTGTATTCTATATCCCATTGATCAGTCTGTCCTTTGTTCACAGATTTGGGAAATAG
- the LOC117030844 gene encoding olfactory receptor 51F2-like — translation MSTFQNITSSSIIFLLTGIPGLEDFHTWISIPFCFLYITALSGNSLILFAIVTQPSLHQPMYYFLSMLSTTDLGLSISTLVTMLGIFWFDARKISFNACLSQMFFIQLFTVMESSVLLAMSFDRLVAISNPLRYASILTDLKIAQIGVAIITRGTLILIPVQVLLKRLSFCHSHVLHHSYCFHPDVMKLSCTDTRINSAVGLTALITTAGVDSIFILLSYLLIIKTVLSIASPEERKKAFSTCISHIGAVAVFYIPLISLSFVHRFGKWAPPYVHTLIANAYLLVPPVMNPIIYSMKTKQIRRAVLKVLHPSATKN, via the coding sequence ATGTCAACTTTCCAGAATATCACGTCCTCCTCCATCATTTTCCTACTAACTGGTATTCCTGGGCTGGAAGACTTTCACACCTGGATCTCCATTCCCTTCTGCTTTCTCTATATAACTGCCCTCTCAGGAAACAGTCTGATTCTCTTTGCCATTGTCACTCAGCCCAGCCTCCACCAACCCATGTATTATTTCCTCTCCATGCTGTCTACCACTGACCTCGGCTTGTCCATATCCACTCTGGTCACAATGTTGGGTATATTCTGGTTTGATGCCAGGAAGATCAGTTTTAATGCCTGCTTGTCACAGATGTTTTTCATTCAACTCTTCACTGTCATGGAATCTTCAGTGCTGTTGGCCATGTCTTTCGATCGCCTTGTGGCCATTTCTAATCCTCTGAGATATGCTTCTATCTTAACAGATCTTAAAATAGCACAGATTGGAGTAGCAATCATCACCAGAGGTACATTAATCCTAATACCTGTGCAGGTGCTTCTTAAACGTCTATCATTCTGTCACAGCCACGTGCTGCACCACTCCTACTGCTTCCACCCTGATGTGATGAAGCTCTCCTGCACAGACACCAGGATCAATAGTGCAGTTGGGTTGACTGCCCTGATCACTACTGCTGGGGTGGACTCCATCTTCATCCTCCTTTCTTATCTTTTGATTATTAAGACTGTCCTCAGCATTGCATCCccagaagagaggaagaaagcctTTAGCACATGTATCTCCCATATTGGGGCTGTTGCTGTATTCTATATCCCATTGATCAGTCTGTCCTTTGTTCACAGATTTGGGAAATGGGCCCCACCCTATGTACATACGCTGATTGCCAATGCCTACCTGCTGGTACCCCCTGTCATGAATCCCATCATTTACAGTATGAAGACCAAACAGATACGTAGGGCTGTGCTGAAAGTTCTCCATCCCAGTGCAACAAAGAACTAG
- the LOC117030764 gene encoding olfactory receptor 51F2-like isoform X2, with amino-acid sequence MLILLSSILRPAIFFLTGIPGFETYHVWISILFCCLYVIAISGNGMILFVIITESSLHEPMYYFLSMLSFTDLGLCLSTLVTVLGIFWFNVQEINFDACIGQMFFIHGFTFMESSVLLTMAFDRFIAICNPLRYSTILTNSRITKVGFAIVIRGTAALVPLLLLLKRLSFCHSHVLHHSYCFYPDVMKLSCTDTKINSAFGLAIVICTAGLDFVLILLSYVLIIHSVLSIASPEERKKAFGTCVSHISAVAIFYIPMISLSLVHRFGKHTPPLVHTFIANVYLLIPPVMNPIIYSVRTKQIRKAALKVFLSKLI; translated from the coding sequence AGCATCCTCCGTCCTGCCATCTTCTTTCTCACTGGCATCCCTGGTTTTGAAACTTACCATGTCTGGATCTCCATCCTGTTTTGTTGTCTCTATGTCATTGCCATCTCTGGGAATGGCATGATCTTGTTTGTCATCATCACTGAGTCTAGCCTCCATGAACCCATGTACTATTTCCTTTCCATGCTATCCTTCACGGACCTAGGGCTGTGCCTTTCCACATTGGTCACCGTGTTGGGTATTTTCTGGTTCAATGTTCAAGAAATCAACTTTGATGCCTGCATTGGCCAAATGTTCTTTATCCATGGTTTCACATTCATGGAGTCATCAGTACTCCTGACAATGGCCTTTGACCGCTTCATTGCCATCTGTAACCCATTGAGATATTCCACAATCTTAACGAATTCAAGGATCACCAAAGTGGGCTTTGCAATAGTTATTAGGGGAACAGCAGCTCTAGTCCCTTTACTCCTGCTCCTTAAGCGTCTCTCCTTCTGCCATAGTCATGTTCTGCACCATTCATACTGTTTCTATCCTGATGTAATGAAGCTTTCATGCACAGATACCAAGATCAACAGTGCTTTTGGCCTGGCCATTGTCATCTGTACTGCTGGCCTGGACTTTGTCTTGATCCTCCTCTCCTATGTTCTGATCATCCACTCTGTGCTCAGCATTGCCTCCCCAGAGGAGCGGAAAAAGGCCTTTGGTACGTGTGTCTCACACATAAGTGCTGTTGCCATCTTCTATATCCCTATGATCAGCTTGTCACTGGTGCATAGATTTGGGAAGCATACCCCTCCCCTCGTGCACACATTCATTGCCAATGTTTATCTGCTCATCCCTCCTGTAATGAATCCCATAATCTACAGTGTGAGGACTAAGCAAATTCGCAAAGCTGCGCTCAAAGTATTCCTGTCTAAGCTGATTTAA
- the LOC117030764 gene encoding olfactory receptor 51F2-like isoform X1 — protein sequence MPYFNQSILRPAIFFLTGIPGFETYHVWISILFCCLYVIAISGNGMILFVIITESSLHEPMYYFLSMLSFTDLGLCLSTLVTVLGIFWFNVQEINFDACIGQMFFIHGFTFMESSVLLTMAFDRFIAICNPLRYSTILTNSRITKVGFAIVIRGTAALVPLLLLLKRLSFCHSHVLHHSYCFYPDVMKLSCTDTKINSAFGLAIVICTAGLDFVLILLSYVLIIHSVLSIASPEERKKAFGTCVSHISAVAIFYIPMISLSLVHRFGKHTPPLVHTFIANVYLLIPPVMNPIIYSVRTKQIRKAALKVFLSKLI from the coding sequence ATGCCGTACTTCAATCAGAGCATCCTCCGTCCTGCCATCTTCTTTCTCACTGGCATCCCTGGTTTTGAAACTTACCATGTCTGGATCTCCATCCTGTTTTGTTGTCTCTATGTCATTGCCATCTCTGGGAATGGCATGATCTTGTTTGTCATCATCACTGAGTCTAGCCTCCATGAACCCATGTACTATTTCCTTTCCATGCTATCCTTCACGGACCTAGGGCTGTGCCTTTCCACATTGGTCACCGTGTTGGGTATTTTCTGGTTCAATGTTCAAGAAATCAACTTTGATGCCTGCATTGGCCAAATGTTCTTTATCCATGGTTTCACATTCATGGAGTCATCAGTACTCCTGACAATGGCCTTTGACCGCTTCATTGCCATCTGTAACCCATTGAGATATTCCACAATCTTAACGAATTCAAGGATCACCAAAGTGGGCTTTGCAATAGTTATTAGGGGAACAGCAGCTCTAGTCCCTTTACTCCTGCTCCTTAAGCGTCTCTCCTTCTGCCATAGTCATGTTCTGCACCATTCATACTGTTTCTATCCTGATGTAATGAAGCTTTCATGCACAGATACCAAGATCAACAGTGCTTTTGGCCTGGCCATTGTCATCTGTACTGCTGGCCTGGACTTTGTCTTGATCCTCCTCTCCTATGTTCTGATCATCCACTCTGTGCTCAGCATTGCCTCCCCAGAGGAGCGGAAAAAGGCCTTTGGTACGTGTGTCTCACACATAAGTGCTGTTGCCATCTTCTATATCCCTATGATCAGCTTGTCACTGGTGCATAGATTTGGGAAGCATACCCCTCCCCTCGTGCACACATTCATTGCCAATGTTTATCTGCTCATCCCTCCTGTAATGAATCCCATAATCTACAGTGTGAGGACTAAGCAAATTCGCAAAGCTGCGCTCAAAGTATTCCTGTCTAAGCTGATTTAA